In candidate division WOR-3 bacterium, one genomic interval encodes:
- a CDS encoding T9SS type A sorting domain-containing protein, translated as MSLIIVLLLFYDTSNVWNVRLLGKWGFGLPYFPGEVISESITYVGSGSGFYIFDISNPRSIQKIGEFQTLGICLNSFSVYETLLCIPENRWGIGLYNISNLRNPIFISRYTNYRLLGRAHSVRFNGRYAYVACERGLVIIDFSDIHNPREIGHYYTPDDVAHSLFVSGNYAYLANGWGGLRIINIENPSQPYEVGRYILPTTCEDVYVRDTLAFTSFQEVLAGGGFLVLNISNPSNPTLVSRIDVGSNALTMAVNNNYAYLLTVYPTAVNIIDISRPESLKLLGRYLPPSQIDPAFWGIGAKGNLCFTCMIHDFGSKFIILDVSNPSTPVVLDSFGDFPLSTWEISGCGNFIYTSHLPADGISIFDISEPSQIRLTGTWQEDTVHYLQFKVDGNFLYTAGRSYTNKKRIFQIFDITDPENPRLIGYFETTGMGKGVDKKGNYVYFVYSNYMRRKYNLWVFDISEPSRPRIVATCSLPYPGKISISDKYCAIAGWSEGVILVDISNPTNPVLVSRIRTPDIAVYSLKFRFPYVYFVEVTGFGVVDFSEPTNPVLVFYDTLINQFYEVRAWGIDISEDLAFISAGPKGVLVYDITDPKRPKLCGFHRTFEWAQMVFYNEGKICIADAGGIAIFEYTGSHINQKKSFLSKKIKIKNNLLILGDEFEKVQNVNISIFNSLGQILKIIKNKREIPLFKIKKGIYFILIETDKKKIKEKVVLTY; from the coding sequence ATGAGTTTAATTATTGTTTTACTTTTGTTTTATGATACTTCTAATGTTTGGAATGTTCGACTTTTAGGGAAATGGGGATTTGGATTACCTTATTTTCCGGGAGAGGTAATTTCTGAAAGTATAACCTATGTAGGTTCAGGCAGTGGTTTTTATATATTTGATATTAGCAATCCCCGTTCCATTCAAAAAATCGGTGAATTTCAAACATTAGGGATATGCCTTAACTCTTTTTCGGTATATGAAACTCTTTTATGTATTCCTGAAAATCGTTGGGGTATTGGTTTATATAACATTTCTAATTTAAGAAATCCGATTTTTATAAGTAGATACACTAATTATAGACTTTTAGGAAGGGCACATTCTGTTCGGTTTAATGGAAGATATGCCTATGTTGCGTGTGAAAGAGGGTTAGTAATAATTGATTTTTCAGATATTCATAATCCAAGAGAAATCGGACATTATTATACTCCCGATGATGTCGCGCATTCTCTTTTTGTTTCAGGGAATTATGCTTATTTAGCAAATGGGTGGGGTGGCTTAAGGATAATAAATATAGAAAATCCTTCCCAACCTTATGAAGTGGGAAGATATATTCTTCCTACTACTTGTGAAGATGTTTATGTAAGAGATACATTAGCCTTTACTTCTTTTCAAGAAGTTTTAGCAGGCGGTGGTTTTTTGGTTCTAAATATTTCTAATCCTTCTAATCCTACTTTGGTAAGTCGTATTGATGTGGGAAGTAATGCTCTTACGATGGCAGTAAATAACAATTACGCCTATCTTTTAACTGTTTATCCCACAGCAGTAAATATTATTGATATCTCAAGACCAGAGAGTTTGAAGTTATTGGGAAGATATCTTCCTCCTTCACAAATCGATCCTGCTTTTTGGGGAATTGGAGCGAAAGGAAATCTTTGTTTTACTTGTATGATCCATGATTTTGGAAGTAAGTTTATTATTTTAGATGTAAGTAATCCAAGTACTCCGGTAGTGTTAGATAGTTTTGGAGATTTCCCTTTGTCTACTTGGGAAATTTCAGGTTGTGGAAATTTTATCTATACATCACACCTTCCTGCAGACGGGATCAGTATCTTTGATATTTCTGAGCCTTCCCAAATTAGATTGACTGGCACTTGGCAAGAAGATACCGTTCATTATTTACAGTTTAAAGTGGATGGTAATTTTTTATATACCGCAGGTCGGAGTTACACTAATAAAAAAAGGATTTTTCAAATTTTTGATATTACTGATCCTGAAAATCCAAGATTAATTGGTTATTTTGAAACCACTGGAATGGGGAAAGGAGTGGATAAAAAAGGAAATTATGTTTATTTTGTTTATAGTAATTATATGAGAAGGAAATATAATTTATGGGTATTTGATATTAGCGAGCCTTCTCGCCCAAGAATAGTTGCTACTTGTTCTCTTCCTTATCCTGGAAAGATTTCAATTTCAGATAAGTATTGTGCTATCGCTGGTTGGAGCGAAGGAGTTATTTTAGTAGATATTTCTAACCCGACAAATCCTGTTTTAGTAAGTAGAATTAGAACCCCTGATATCGCGGTATATAGTTTAAAATTTAGATTTCCCTATGTCTATTTCGTGGAAGTTACTGGATTTGGAGTAGTTGACTTTTCTGAACCAACAAATCCTGTTTTAGTGTTTTATGATACTCTTATTAACCAATTTTACGAGGTTAGGGCGTGGGGAATAGATATATCGGAAGACCTTGCCTTTATAAGTGCTGGACCAAAAGGAGTTTTGGTTTACGATATAACTGACCCCAAAAGACCAAAATTGTGCGGTTTCCATAGAACTTTTGAATGGGCACAAATGGTTTTTTATAATGAAGGAAAAATTTGTATTGCCGATGCTGGTGGTATCGCTATTTTTGAATATACAGGTTCTCATATAAATCAAAAAAAATCTTTTTTATCAAAGAAGATAAAAATAAAAAATAATTTATTAATTTTAGGAGACGAGTTCGAAAAAGTTCAAAATGTAAATATTTCAATATTTAATTCCTTAGGACAGATTTTAAAGATAATTAAAAATAAAAGGGAAATTCCATTATTTAAAATTAAAAAAGGTATATATTTTATTCTTATTGAAACCGATAAGAAAAAGATTAAGGAAAAGGTAGTATTAACCTATTAA
- a CDS encoding TonB-dependent receptor yields the protein MKKSLYFLLIFINFSFIFSQVYQTETVYVYAKRIKENLFTLSLPITVIDEPTLKIFPTVEKKNILNYFSGVSLNSYSFFKGLTGISLQGNPNSSHTLILFDNLPLNQPSSQTADLGLLPSGLIRKIEIYKGPISNIYGTNALNGAINFLPMIEEKPLTAEISYGNFKTYQLLMKTGWRIKDFLFSLNGEQFKTNGIRTNDDQKFYNLTFLAKISEIFKLSSGFTLREIGVPGPKPNPNYIPPLGDSLSYSKIDRQRDTFYFFNLNFSPKLEDIISFNYQIYSTYQKTNFASYETTSLKNTVYGTNLIISYPFGKENNFNFGLDIKWENVKYKSRSPFEVFRTPFSLFSNLKHQVFEKLFIELGIRLDDYEFGRPLSYSFGILYPHKNQLLKLYFGNSFKAPAINDLYWPKTEIFPNFYLSGNSDLKKEIANVLEVNYQILQEKYNISVTPFVKKIKDLIRWSLDQTMTKYTPFNLDRSFIYGTEITFKINIANLVIGSNITLLNGNEEIKKDTLFQKRELTYVPKFTNSFYFNYSVLKNLNLSLFTYYRTKKINYYGEEIKSLPSYFTFDLKISYQLTKFLNLEAAILNLFNKEYAEMFGYTLDDLDYPIGKRKIFLSLIFQPF from the coding sequence ATGAAAAAAAGCCTTTATTTTCTTTTAATTTTTATTAATTTTTCTTTCATTTTCTCCCAGGTTTATCAAACAGAAACCGTTTATGTGTATGCGAAGAGGATAAAAGAAAATCTTTTTACCCTTTCTTTACCGATTACCGTTATTGACGAGCCAACATTAAAAATTTTCCCAACAGTTGAAAAGAAAAATATTCTTAACTACTTTTCCGGAGTTAGTCTTAATTCCTATTCTTTCTTTAAAGGATTAACCGGAATTTCTTTGCAAGGAAATCCTAACTCTTCCCATACTTTAATTCTCTTTGATAATCTACCTTTAAATCAACCTTCTTCCCAAACTGCTGATTTAGGACTTCTGCCTTCTGGTTTGATTAGAAAGATAGAAATCTATAAAGGTCCTATTTCTAATATTTATGGTACAAATGCTTTAAATGGTGCTATTAATTTCCTTCCGATGATTGAAGAAAAACCGCTAACAGCAGAAATTTCTTACGGTAATTTTAAAACCTATCAATTATTAATGAAAACCGGTTGGCGAATAAAAGATTTTCTATTTTCTTTAAACGGAGAGCAATTTAAGACTAACGGGATAAGAACAAATGATGACCAAAAATTTTATAATCTTACTTTTCTTGCAAAGATATCAGAAATATTTAAATTAAGCAGCGGTTTTACCTTAAGAGAAATTGGCGTTCCTGGACCAAAGCCTAATCCCAATTATATTCCTCCTCTTGGTGATTCCTTATCTTACTCAAAAATTGACCGACAACGAGATACTTTTTACTTTTTTAACTTGAATTTTTCACCCAAATTAGAAGATATTATTTCTTTTAACTATCAAATTTATAGCACCTATCAAAAAACAAATTTTGCCTCTTATGAAACCACCTCGCTAAAAAATACTGTTTACGGCACTAATTTAATAATTTCTTATCCTTTTGGTAAGGAGAATAATTTTAATTTTGGTTTAGATATTAAATGGGAAAATGTAAAATACAAAAGCCGCTCTCCTTTTGAAGTTTTCCGAACTCCCTTCTCCTTATTTTCTAATTTAAAACATCAAGTTTTCGAAAAGTTATTTATTGAGTTGGGCATTAGATTAGATGATTACGAATTTGGTAGACCTTTAAGTTATAGTTTTGGAATTCTTTATCCCCATAAGAATCAATTGTTAAAATTATATTTTGGAAACTCCTTTAAAGCACCAGCAATTAATGACCTATATTGGCCGAAAACCGAAATTTTTCCCAATTTTTATCTATCCGGCAACTCAGATTTAAAGAAAGAGATTGCTAATGTTTTAGAAGTGAATTACCAAATCTTACAAGAGAAATATAATATTTCGGTGACTCCTTTTGTTAAAAAAATAAAAGACCTTATCCGCTGGTCTCTCGATCAGACAATGACCAAATATACTCCTTTCAATTTAGATAGAAGTTTTATTTACGGAACGGAAATCACCTTCAAAATAAACATTGCCAATTTAGTAATTGGATCAAACATAACTCTTCTTAATGGCAACGAAGAGATAAAAAAAGATACCCTTTTCCAAAAACGCGAACTTACTTATGTTCCTAAGTTCACCAATTCCTTTTATTTTAATTATTCAGTATTAAAAAATCTTAATCTTTCTCTCTTTACTTATTACCGAACAAAAAAGATAAACTATTATGGAGAAGAAATCAAATCTCTTCCTTCCTATTTTACCTTTGACTTAAAAATAAGTTACCAATTAACAAAGTTTTTAAATTTAGAAGCAGCGATTTTAAATCTATTTAATAAGGAGTATGCTGAGATGTTTGGTTATACTCTTGATGATTTAGACTACCCAATTGGAAAAAGAAAAATCTTTTTATCCCTTATTTTTCAACCTTTTTAA
- a CDS encoding glycosyltransferase family 4 protein, giving the protein MEVLLVSSAFYPYPSGISEHVYHLACELKNLGHNVKILTTNYPKLWEDKPIFDVEVIRFGKVIFLPLNKSFATLPFSLKMPTLVKNYLRKENFDIIHMHGCFPPEIGFWALHFSKSVNCVTFHTVGFKKLNFLKIFTPLYKKYNNKIDGKIAVSEIAKKWIEEFLPNNFRIIPNGVDLKRFNPDNRPFLEYKKYFPVILFVGRLDKRKGAEIAIRAFSKIYSFFTNPKLLIIGKGPEEKMLKDLVRELNIENLCDFLGYVKREDLPRYYASCDIFVAPALGGEAQGIILLEAMATKKLVIASDIEGYKTVIKDKENGLLFKANSFEDLAQKILLILENKELKKEIEQNAYLTAQNYSWEKIGKMVEDYYYYLINLKRLKNKG; this is encoded by the coding sequence ATGGAAGTTCTTTTAGTTTCTTCGGCTTTTTATCCTTATCCTTCGGGGATTTCGGAGCATGTTTATCATTTAGCCTGTGAATTGAAAAACCTGGGTCACAATGTAAAAATTTTGACAACAAATTATCCTAAATTATGGGAGGATAAACCGATATTTGATGTAGAAGTTATTCGGTTTGGTAAAGTAATTTTTTTACCCCTTAATAAGTCTTTTGCTACTCTTCCTTTCAGTCTGAAGATGCCAACTTTGGTTAAAAATTATTTAAGAAAAGAAAATTTTGATATCATTCATATGCATGGTTGTTTTCCACCGGAAATTGGTTTTTGGGCATTACATTTTTCAAAAAGTGTTAATTGTGTAACCTTTCATACTGTCGGCTTTAAAAAATTAAATTTTTTAAAGATTTTTACTCCTTTGTATAAAAAATATAATAATAAAATAGATGGCAAAATTGCTGTCTCGGAAATAGCAAAAAAATGGATTGAAGAATTTTTGCCTAATAATTTTCGAATTATTCCTAATGGAGTAGATTTAAAAAGGTTTAATCCGGATAATAGACCTTTTTTAGAATATAAGAAATATTTTCCAGTAATTCTTTTTGTTGGTCGTTTAGATAAAAGAAAGGGAGCAGAAATAGCAATAAGAGCTTTTAGCAAAATCTATTCTTTTTTCACTAATCCCAAACTTTTAATTATTGGTAAAGGACCAGAAGAAAAAATGTTGAAAGATTTGGTTAGAGAGTTAAATATTGAAAATCTTTGTGATTTTTTAGGCTATGTAAAAAGAGAGGATTTACCAAGATATTATGCCAGTTGTGATATTTTTGTTGCTCCCGCCTTGGGTGGTGAAGCCCAAGGAATAATTTTATTAGAAGCAATGGCAACAAAAAAGTTAGTGATTGCTTCTGATATTGAAGGATATAAAACAGTAATTAAAGATAAAGAAAATGGATTACTATTTAAAGCGAATTCTTTTGAAGATTTGGCTCAAAAGATTTTATTGATATTAGAAAATAAAGAATTAAAAAAAGAGATTGAACAAAATGCCTATTTAACCGCTCAAAATTATTCTTGGGAAAAAATTGGGAAAATGGTTGAGGATTATTATTATTATTTAATTAACTTAAAAAGGTTGAAAAATAAGGGATAA
- the dut gene encoding dUTP diphosphatase, whose product MKKIKVKIKRITDLPLPQYQTPGASGVDLYSAEDKIIKKKSFDIVRTGIAIEIPDGYEAQVRPRSGLAKNYGIGILNSPGTIDADYRGEVMVILFNFSNRDFKIKKGERIAQLVFSPVVKIEWVEVKELKKSKRDKGGFGHTGK is encoded by the coding sequence ATGAAGAAGATTAAAGTAAAAATAAAAAGAATCACAGATTTGCCGTTACCTCAATATCAAACACCCGGTGCTTCCGGTGTAGATTTATATTCAGCAGAAGATAAAATAATTAAAAAAAAATCCTTTGATATTGTGAGAACGGGAATAGCCATTGAGATTCCTGATGGTTACGAAGCTCAAGTAAGACCGAGAAGTGGTTTGGCAAAAAACTATGGAATTGGAATTTTAAATAGTCCCGGAACAATTGATGCTGATTATCGAGGAGAAGTTATGGTAATTTTATTTAATTTTAGTAACAGAGATTTTAAAATTAAAAAAGGAGAAAGAATTGCCCAATTAGTTTTTTCGCCAGTAGTGAAAATTGAGTGGGTAGAAGTAAAAGAATTAAAAAAAAGTAAAAGAGATAAAGGTGGGTTTGGTCATACGGGAAAATAA
- a CDS encoding lysophospholipid acyltransferase family protein, producing the protein MPLTQLFKKYLMYLGILMGTFLPRWFCLILAKIIGYSCFRLMKNQRRRMMNNYFHIFGKEIGERKARELTKKLFINLAICIADFLKSPSYKDRHFFSLIENRVSADFFRDAKTKKLILATLHLGNWELGGITLSRMGLNFSCLIEVLPFGMSNVFNWLRKKNYLKPIPYNSTKEIINSLKNGYNLAILSDRSLNRQGLLLPLGKGKRIFPKGSAYLAQKYKIPLYFGYFVLKEKDKKYLMMDEKIKTEYSENEDFEKEVERLTRIIAQKIEKAIIKYPTQWFVFQSDFINEED; encoded by the coding sequence ATGCCCTTAACACAACTTTTCAAAAAATATTTAATGTATTTAGGAATATTAATGGGAACTTTTTTGCCTCGTTGGTTTTGTTTGATCTTGGCAAAAATTATTGGTTACAGTTGTTTTCGGCTAATGAAAAATCAAAGAAGGAGAATGATGAATAACTATTTTCATATTTTTGGAAAAGAAATTGGAGAGAGAAAAGCAAGAGAACTTACTAAGAAACTTTTTATAAATTTAGCAATCTGTATTGCCGATTTTTTAAAATCACCAAGTTATAAAGACCGCCATTTTTTCTCTTTAATAGAAAATCGAGTATCGGCTGATTTTTTTCGGGACGCCAAAACAAAAAAACTAATTTTGGCTACTTTACATTTAGGTAACTGGGAACTGGGCGGTATTACTTTATCAAGAATGGGATTAAATTTTTCTTGTTTAATTGAAGTTTTGCCTTTTGGTATGAGCAATGTTTTTAATTGGTTAAGAAAAAAAAATTATTTAAAGCCAATTCCCTATAATTCAACAAAAGAAATAATTAACTCTTTAAAGAACGGTTATAATTTAGCAATTCTTTCCGATCGTTCATTAAATCGGCAAGGTTTATTGTTGCCTTTAGGTAAAGGGAAAAGAATTTTTCCTAAGGGTTCTGCTTATTTAGCACAAAAATATAAAATTCCTTTATATTTTGGTTATTTTGTTTTAAAAGAAAAAGATAAAAAATATTTAATGATGGATGAAAAAATAAAAACGGAATATAGCGAGAATGAAGATTTTGAAAAGGAAGTCGAAAGATTAACAAGAATTATCGCTCAAAAAATAGAAAAAGCAATAATAAAATATCCTACCCAATGGTTTGTTTTTCAAAGTGATTTTATAAATGAAGAAGATTAA
- a CDS encoding C4-type zinc ribbon domain-containing protein gives MVSEIIKLLWELQQVDNEIDYLSKKANQIPEKIKGLNLYLEQKVKDLEQKKADVINYKKEYKLAEVDLKTCEEKIAQYQIQLYSAKTNEQYKAFLKEIESQKKLKSEIEDRMIELLEKIESNEEDIKQKEKEIEIIKKDTQKKIEELKGEEEKIKEEIRKREERRKELIMALPTNYYSIYEKIKQRRNGIAVAKIENETCSICFNPIPPQIIIEIRKNEKIHYCDYCGRILVVIE, from the coding sequence ATGGTTTCCGAAATAATTAAATTATTATGGGAGCTTCAACAAGTCGACAATGAAATAGATTATCTCTCTAAAAAAGCAAATCAGATTCCTGAAAAAATTAAAGGTTTAAATCTTTATTTGGAACAGAAAGTAAAAGATTTGGAGCAGAAAAAGGCAGATGTTATTAATTATAAAAAGGAATATAAACTTGCTGAGGTTGATCTGAAAACTTGCGAGGAAAAAATTGCCCAATATCAGATTCAGTTGTATAGCGCCAAAACTAATGAGCAATACAAAGCATTTCTAAAAGAAATTGAGAGCCAGAAAAAGTTAAAAAGCGAGATTGAAGATCGAATGATTGAACTTTTAGAAAAAATTGAAAGTAACGAAGAGGATATTAAACAAAAAGAAAAAGAGATCGAAATTATAAAAAAAGATACTCAGAAAAAAATTGAAGAGCTTAAAGGAGAAGAAGAAAAAATAAAAGAAGAAATCAGAAAAAGGGAAGAAAGAAGGAAAGAATTAATAATGGCTTTACCGACAAATTATTATTCAATTTACGAGAAAATTAAACAGCGAAGGAATGGAATTGCTGTTGCTAAAATAGAAAATGAAACTTGTAGTATTTGTTTTAATCCAATTCCTCCTCAAATAATTATTGAAATAAGAAAGAATGAAAAAATTCATTACTGCGATTATTGCGGTCGGATATTAGTAGTTATTGAATAA
- the alr gene encoding alanine racemase, whose protein sequence is MEKERVWVEVNLDNLLSNLLVIKKIVKNKKILLAIKADAYGLGACEIAQFLENKIDMLGVASVDEGVILREKAKIKTPILILSPIPYKTIPYLFEYDLIPNVSDTGFLKELIKYAQNNNKKLKIHIEIDTGMGRTGFFVKEFEKIYELIKEQNFLEIEGIFSHFPVADSDILFSEKQLEEFLKLIKKLNLQKKILHIANSCGVLNIPQSHLDMVRPGLVVYGILSNGVKNEKIKKLIKPVISLKSRIVSLKYFNEKMSISYGRTYFTSKPTLIGVISCGYGDGYPYQLSNRGEVLVKGRRVNIVGSVCMDLTMINLNNFSDVKIEEVVTLIGKEGKEEITVNDVALWANTIPYEVITRLSPRVPRVYFKNNQIWKIKKFNLTF, encoded by the coding sequence ATGGAAAAAGAAAGAGTCTGGGTAGAAGTTAACTTAGATAATCTTTTATCTAATCTTTTAGTTATAAAAAAAATAGTAAAAAATAAAAAAATTCTTTTAGCAATTAAAGCAGATGCTTATGGATTAGGGGCATGTGAGATCGCCCAATTTTTGGAAAATAAAATAGATATGTTAGGAGTGGCAAGTGTTGATGAAGGAGTAATTTTAAGGGAAAAAGCAAAAATTAAAACACCAATTCTGATTTTAAGCCCAATACCTTATAAAACAATTCCTTACTTATTTGAATATGATTTAATTCCTAACGTCAGCGATACTGGATTTTTAAAAGAATTAATCAAATATGCGCAAAATAATAATAAAAAATTAAAAATCCATATTGAAATTGATACTGGAATGGGGAGAACAGGTTTTTTTGTAAAAGAATTCGAAAAAATATACGAATTAATTAAAGAACAAAATTTTTTAGAAATAGAGGGAATTTTTTCCCATTTCCCGGTGGCTGATAGCGATATTCTATTTAGTGAAAAACAATTAGAAGAGTTTTTAAAATTAATAAAAAAATTAAATCTACAAAAAAAGATTCTTCATATTGCAAATTCCTGCGGTGTATTAAATATCCCCCAATCTCATTTAGATATGGTACGACCTGGTTTAGTGGTGTATGGAATTCTTTCTAATGGCGTTAAAAATGAGAAAATAAAAAAATTGATCAAGCCGGTAATTTCCTTAAAGTCACGGATCGTAAGTCTCAAATATTTTAACGAAAAAATGAGTATTAGTTACGGCCGCACTTATTTTACTTCTAAACCGACATTAATTGGTGTTATTTCCTGTGGTTATGGCGATGGTTATCCTTATCAACTTTCTAATCGTGGAGAAGTGTTAGTAAAAGGTAGAAGAGTAAATATTGTTGGTAGTGTGTGTATGGATTTAACAATGATTAACCTAAATAATTTTTCAGATGTGAAAATCGAAGAGGTAGTTACTCTGATTGGTAAAGAGGGAAAGGAGGAAATTACTGTGAATGATGTTGCTTTATGGGCTAATACTATTCCCTACGAAGTTATCACTCGTTTAAGCCCAAGAGTACCAAGAGTTTACTTTAAAAATAATCAGATTTGGAAAATCAAAAAGTTTAATTTGACTTTTTGA
- a CDS encoding M20 family metallo-hydrolase has translation MWGKKEIEKIFKKIEEYKEEMIELQKGLTEIPAIGPENSGEGEYEKAKFLKEKLLKWGFSVEEYNAVDERVKSKIRPNLLTFYQGRKSDKKIWIITHLDVVPAGNENLWKTPPFKAIVKDGKIYGRGTEDNQQEMVSSIFALKVIKDLDLIPSYSVNLLFVSDEETGSNFGIKYLLENFNFFNTEDIIIIPDAGSEKGDAIEIAEKGIIWLKFEIIGLQTHASTPHKGINAHKIGALLISYLVENFEKKFGKKDSLFEPPITTFEPTKKEKNISNINTIPGEDVFYFDCRYLPDYNFSEIINYLKEVINLWQEKYKVKINLKIIHHEEVAPKTNKEAPTVKFLKKAIKDVLNQNPRLIGIGGGTVAAIFRKKGFQPVVWGKIAGVAHQPNEYSVIENMIDSTKIYAYLFGLDFNDF, from the coding sequence ATGTGGGGAAAAAAAGAGATTGAAAAAATATTTAAGAAAATTGAAGAATATAAAGAAGAAATGATCGAATTACAAAAAGGACTGACTGAAATACCAGCAATTGGTCCGGAAAATAGTGGAGAAGGTGAATACGAAAAAGCAAAATTTTTGAAAGAAAAATTATTAAAATGGGGATTTTCAGTAGAAGAGTATAATGCTGTCGATGAACGGGTAAAAAGTAAAATAAGACCCAATCTCCTTACTTTTTATCAGGGCAGAAAATCGGACAAAAAAATTTGGATTATTACCCATTTAGATGTTGTACCAGCGGGTAATGAAAACTTATGGAAAACGCCTCCTTTTAAAGCAATAGTAAAAGATGGAAAGATCTACGGAAGAGGAACGGAGGATAATCAGCAGGAAATGGTCTCCTCCATCTTTGCCCTAAAAGTAATAAAAGATTTAGATTTAATTCCTAGTTATTCAGTCAATTTACTTTTCGTGAGCGACGAAGAAACAGGAAGTAATTTTGGAATAAAATATCTTTTAGAGAATTTTAATTTCTTTAATACTGAAGATATAATTATCATTCCTGACGCGGGCAGTGAAAAGGGAGATGCTATTGAAATTGCTGAAAAGGGAATAATATGGTTAAAATTTGAAATCATTGGTTTACAAACTCATGCTTCTACCCCACATAAAGGAATAAATGCTCATAAAATTGGTGCTCTTTTAATCAGTTATTTAGTAGAAAACTTTGAGAAAAAATTTGGTAAAAAAGACTCTTTATTCGAACCACCAATAACAACTTTTGAACCCACAAAAAAAGAAAAAAATATCTCCAACATTAACACCATTCCCGGAGAAGATGTTTTTTATTTTGATTGTCGTTATCTTCCTGATTATAATTTTTCAGAAATAATTAATTATTTAAAAGAAGTAATAAATTTATGGCAAGAAAAATACAAGGTGAAAATAAATTTAAAAATTATTCACCACGAAGAAGTAGCTCCTAAAACTAACAAAGAAGCACCAACTGTAAAATTTCTTAAAAAAGCGATTAAAGATGTCTTAAACCAAAATCCTCGATTAATTGGTATTGGTGGTGGAACAGTAGCAGCGATCTTTCGGAAAAAAGGATTCCAACCTGTCGTTTGGGGAAAAATTGCTGGTGTCGCCCATCAACCAAACGAATATTCGGTTATCGAAAATATGATTGATTCTACTAAGATATATGCTTATCTTTTTGGTCTTGACTTTAATGATTTTTAA